In Capra hircus breed San Clemente chromosome 5, ASM170441v1, whole genome shotgun sequence, the DNA window ccacgggcagaggagcctggcgggctacagcccacaggattgcaagggtcggacacgactgagcgactaacactttcataactTCCATGAAAAGCACTACTTAGAACCGGGTGGATTCTTGATCAAGTAGGAGGGCTTAGTCGCAATAAACCACATCAACAATCTGGACTGCCACCTGGATCCCAGACGTAAAACCATGAATCCTGCCTGCATGCGCTCTCTCCCACTTTCAGCATCTCTCACCACAGAACTTACCTACCACCTATTCTGCTTTTCCCCACAGAACTTACCCACCACTTAATATGCTTCTCCTCAAACTATCCTTCCTCTCCCACTAGCTCGTTAGCACAACCTAAGAACCCGGCGAAACCGGAACGATGGCCGATTTCCCTTGCCAAGGTCTCCCCTACCAACAGCCAATTCTTACAGCTTTAGCTAACTGGCAGGGACTGCTTACCTTCGCTCTCATGGCGCAGAGGTTTCTACGggtaaagaaaaaaagtctgcaGTTAGTTTGCTGTAATGATGGTAAGTGCAGAGATCAGATGTTTATGGATTGCAGTCGGAACACGAACACAGGCATCACTGACACTCACCTCAAAAGATGGCGCTAAGGCCGAGAGATCGCCAGGGGCTCGCCTACGGATATTTAATGGAATACTCAGTGTCGTCACTTCCGCTTTCTCGCCCTGCCCCTAGGGGCGGGGTTGCCCAAGGGGCGTAACGATAGTGTTTGGCAGTTCGCTGGTGTGTGAAGTGATTAAGCTAGGAGAAAATTCTGTTGGAAATCAGTATTTTGATGTACAAGAATCCTCTCACCTGTTTTATTATGAGGATACCGTATTATTTAGATATGAGCACATATTTCCAATAAGAGACCTAGAGGCGCAAACGAGCAAAGGGTAGCTACTTCCGCCTTTCCTCCCGTTGCTTCATGGGAGTTGCAGTTTCCTGGAGACATCCTCCATTTTACTGTGGATTGAGGCGGACTGTACAAAAAGTCCTGATTTGTTTTACTGGTTTACCTTATTTATTAAACTATCTGCAGGTTCGATTTTGGAACTTCTAAAGGTCCTAAGATTGCAGAACATTGAAAGGATATAAAGCGGGGAATTGAGAAAGCTGTTATACTACAAAAAGAGACCTTTGTTACTgtggaaaataaacttttttcctAGTCAACTGGTCTTTCCCTACAATGCCTGAGGCAGAATGTCATAACATTCCTGGCGACAATGCGTCTTGTTTAGAAAATACTTCAGTGATTCTCCCTCTTCAGAGTgtgtggtaagtcgcttcagtcctgtcacattaacaaattaacgACAGATCTAATTAATGGACAGAAGGAAAGCCCGATCAGCTACATGTATCTTTAGGAAGGAATAGTATTTGGTGATATGACAGCTTCCCAGTATCAAGATATGGTTAGGTCAGAAGCACCCAGAAAAGACACTGTAAGATTTGGCTACAGAAAACGTGTATTATGAAGGATGAAAGAAAACCCTTCATCATACAGACTTCACCTTATTCACTGTAAGATGGAATGAGGCTTGTTATGATTCCTTTTTTTAGCGTCTTCTCTAGAAAATTTCACCGTTTTAGTTCTGGAAAATTAGATTTCTAAATTTCAAGTTCTTAAGTGGCTCTAGAATTGTCACCAATGGACTGTAATgtgtttgaaaacaaaaataaccacCCTCCCCACCAAGATATCAAACCCACTGGGATTTCACCTGTTGATTGCTATAAACCCTTAGGAAGAGATCTGTGTTCAGTTTAATTGTTTCAGTTTAATTCAGCAGTAACATATAAAAAATGCTCTAATACATGCATTACCCATCAAATCTCAGGGTAGCTTGAAAAAACGCGTTAACACTAAAGGCATTCTTCCTGGCTTCCTAAGCCAAGACAATCACTTTgtagtttaatttttttgcaaTAAACATTGTGTTCTAAATAGTGTCAGCAGTAAGGGGTATGTTTTTACTTCAGAAAACTAGACCAAACTCCCATAGAAAATGTACCATTAATTCACAAAACCCAGGAGTTTTATGTCTTCCCCCAACCCAAGTTATTCAGTATTTTAGAAAAGTAGAATATGGCTATAGAAAAGTGGtttcagggatttccctggcagtccagtggtttagattccgtgctttcactgcagggggtacaggtttgatccttggttggagaaCCAAGATCCTGCGTGGCATGAGGCAAGgccaaaaaaccccccaaaactgGTTCCAAATGATCATCACTTCAGCTCACTCTCCACCATCAAATAAGAGCAGCATACAGACACGTGATTATGAGCAAatccaaatttattttaatgccATGTCATTTTCAATGTGTTTAAAAACCTCATAAGTTAGTGGGAGCCCTAGTTCCCTGGGACAGCATGCCAGAGGTACTGAAAGGTCACCTTTCTCTCCAAACCCCTAGCAATTAATCCAAGTCCACAGCTTCAGAAAGCCAGTTTTGTCTCTTCAGTCTGCTCCTCTGGTTACACATCTTTCTTTCAAGGAAGGGAAGTAAAAGTATTTCAAACAGGGAACAAAACCACAGTGGAGCTTCCAGCTCAGGTTTCTAAGATGGAGCAAGGGAAGAACCCCACTGACTtcaaagaaatggacaaagtTGAGATGGATTACTTCTTTACAGCTTTGTGGAGGGAGGAAAAACTGTCCTGTAGAACAAAACTGACTACAAAGATTTACAAATGAGGATCCAATTGACAGATGAGAATCCATTGGTAAATGCAGGCTCCAGCTCCTAAAAATGGGAGGGGCCTGGCTCGACAGCCTGGATCATAAAAGGAATCTGCCACATGTGAAGAAAAACAGTCTGAAGAATAGCTCCTCTCTATTTTGAGGCCTGATAAAAGACTTTGGGAAAGTGGGAACAGAGAGAGGAACAAGcccaaacagatgggaaaatgcTGACACTGGAGTGGTATAAAAAAATTTCATCTGAGTTTTTAGTGGTGGTGGCTGTGTTAGCCTCCTCCCGTTCTGTTGTAGGGCCATAAACCTTGACCAAGCAGAGAAGAGTAGAAAAAGGCTAGAAAGAGGGGCTTGAAAACGATGGATTTTGACTCCTGATTTTATTATTcaatttctcttttctatttaaagTAGTCTTCGGTGGCTGGGAAGCCTGGCCTCCCAAGACCAGAGTCAGTTGGAGCTGGTTGTTGTTGGaaggggctgggatgggggacTGGGAGGAGGACAGGGAGACCCCGCTCTGCTCGCGGTCCTGGGTGGAAAAGTCGAACTGCACTTCACAGAGCCTGGGGTGTGGTGGGAAGGGGATGAGGCAGGAGTGGCAAGCTGGGGGGACGGGACCCACCTCAGTCCCCAGCTTCATTCTCTTCTAAAGTTTCCCCACTGGTAGCATTCTCTGCAGTCTTAGAGGCCTACATTCATGGAAAGGAGAGAAGATGTGTCAGTTTCCAACAACTTAGGGTACTGTCTGGGGGACCAAGGACAAGAGTATTCCTAATTCTCTAGGTCAGGGCTGAGAGGAGAAATAAGGACATAGCGACACCTATATCCCCACCAAGACCCAGGAAAGTGAATAAAGATGATCAGGTTCACCCCACCAGGGAGGGATGATCATAACaaaccttcttttttttctttttctgggtttTCCGACTTGCAGAACTCTGGAGGAGCGCCTGCAAAACAGAAGAAAGTGAACAAATTTTGAGGAACATGGAGCAAATGCCAAGTGCTACTCTCGGCACTGCAGCTCTTCTCAGGACTTCCCATCACTCAGTCCTCACTCCCAGAAAAAGTGCCATGTCCCTGCTCCTTTCCATCACACACTAACCTTGAGCTCTGCATCCTGGACCTCCATCTCGGACTTGTAAAGGTCAGGCTCAAAAGGACCACTGGTTATCCGCATAGGGCCATTGGGCATAAGCAGAACTGTAAATTTAAACTGGGCAACAAATTCACCTATGAGAGAAACAAAGTGTTTTGATAGAATGTCCCCTTGCCTtcaaggagaaggggaccataATCGGAGCCTTCAAACTACAACTCTCTTCTCAGAACTCACCCTCCTTCTCATAGAGAACATTAAATGGTTGTAGCAGTTCATGTTTGGCGCACTCCACCACACCCATGCGGGCCTTCTTCTCATCTTCAAATGCTCTGGGGAGGGGAAGACAAATTCAGGTATCCTTAACTCCCTGTCATGTCTTACCACTTTGTTCCTGTTTTTAAATAACCCCTACCCTCAGGCAGAAATCATGCGTAGGATTGCTTTTTGTTTACACTACTTCCtatgagagggagaaagagagaaggcatGCATGCAGGCTGGAGCTACAAGTCTAGGtagaagaggagggaaagagggcAAGCGGGGTAGGGGAAGGAAAGAGATCTGGCTGTATGGTCTACGGGTCAGACTGTTCCAAGTCCTGTCCTCGCTAAGTGCAGTAGTACCTTAAAGTAAAGGGCATGGCATCAAAACGCCTTTCAACCTCACTGAAGAAGGCACGGGAAGTTTTCATTTTCAGGCCATACTGCTTAGAGGGGTCTCTCTTGTAAATGGTGGTTCTCTGTCCTGCATCCTTGGCCTATAAAAGATCATATTTGATCTGGTGCTCTTGGaacccacccccagcctcccctcTCTGCTGGATCTGGTAAACATTCATCACCTTGCCCTCTCCTGAGCTGACAAGAACATCCACAGCATATACTTCATGTACCTCAAATTCTGCTTTTTCATGGTCTTTCCTAAAAGAACAGAAAGGGCACAATAAGGAGCAGTAAGTGGTTCCTGGAGCTTAGAAGAGAAGGTGGATAAGATTAGCCTGGAGTATGGAAGAAGTTCGTAACTAGTCTTATATGACAGAAGGTAGATAGTGGGATACAGGGCACCTACTTCTGCTGGTCTGTGGGATTCTGGATAATGGTTTTCTCTCCATCAATGACATGCTGCTTCAACTGGTGTGACAGCATACCTGTAGAGGACAAAGCCTGTGGCACCACTCATCTAGAATCCCCAAAGGTTTCCAACCCACCTACCCAAGTAGAGCCATGGAGCAGGCAATGAGAGCAAAGTGCCCAGCTATGGAAACGGGGCACTGAGGTTTGCGGCTTGGATTATGCCAGAGCCAGGATGGATGCTCAAGGGAACAAAAGTCTTAATTCTGCTAAACCACTCATACTGAGACCCTCAACCCCACTATCTGAAGTCTCACCTTCTATTGGTGTGCAATTAAATGAGTGGGCAACTTTGTTCCAGGCTTCTGTCACTTGTGTGTTCTAGAAGTACAAGATCAAATAAAACGTAAAATACCAGGAGCTAGTAAGTTGTCTACTATGAGAAGCAGCAGCATAAAGAACTGAGTTCTAATATCCTCCAGCAAATGCAATGATTCTcagtaatttttcatttcatagcCCTAGCATCTTACAACCTAGAAATCAAATTTGCATACCATTTTACAAAGCACTATCACAAAGATGGTCTGCTTAGACAACAATTCTGTAAGGTGACTAGTGCCAACAATTCTGTATGGTAATCTACATCctaatctggaggaggaaactgaggctcagaagggttACATGATTTGCTCAAGGTTAAACCAGTTAACCAAAAGAA includes these proteins:
- the PA2G4 gene encoding proliferation-associated protein 2G4 isoform X1, translating into MSGEDEQQEQTIAEDLVVTKYKMGGDIANRVLRSLVEASCSGVSVLSLCEKGDAMIMEETGKIFKKEKEMKKGIAFPTSISVNNCVCHFSPLKSDQDYILKEGDLVKIDLGVHVDGFIANVAHTFVVDVAQGTQVTGRKADVIKAAHLCAEAALRLVKPGNQNTQVTEAWNKVAHSFNCTPIEGMLSHQLKQHVIDGEKTIIQNPTDQQKKDHEKAEFEVHEVYAVDVLVSSGEGKAKDAGQRTTIYKRDPSKQYGLKMKTSRAFFSEVERRFDAMPFTLRAFEDEKKARMGVVECAKHELLQPFNVLYEKEGEFVAQFKFTVLLMPNGPMRITSGPFEPDLYKSEMEVQDAELKALLQSSASRKTQKKKKKKASKTAENATSGETLEENEAGD
- the PA2G4 gene encoding proliferation-associated protein 2G4 isoform X2, with the protein product MSGEDEQQEQTIAEDLVVTKYKMGGDIANRVLRSLVEASCSGVSVLSLCEKGDAMIMEETGKIFKKEKEMKKGIAFPTSISVNNCVCHFSPLKSDQDYILKEGDLVKIDLGVHVDGFIANVAHTFVVDVAQGTQVTGRKADVIKAAHLCAEAALRLVKPGNQNTQVTEAWNKVAHSFNCTPIEGMLSHQLKQHVIDGEKTIIQNPTDQQKAFEDEKKARMGVVECAKHELLQPFNVLYEKEGEFVAQFKFTVLLMPNGPMRITSGPFEPDLYKSEMEVQDAELKALLQSSASRKTQKKKKKKASKTAENATSGETLEENEAGD